Proteins found in one Cricetulus griseus strain 17A/GY chromosome X, alternate assembly CriGri-PICRH-1.0, whole genome shotgun sequence genomic segment:
- the LOC100767204 gene encoding 60S ribosomal protein L39: MSSHKTFRIKRFLAKKQKQNRPIPQWIWMKTGNKIRYNSKRRHWRRTKLGL; encoded by the coding sequence ATGTCTTCTCACAAGACTTTCAGAATCAAGCGATTCCTggccaagaaacaaaagcaaaatcgtCCTATTCCTCAGTGGATTTGGATGAAAACTGGTAACAAAATCAGGTACAACTCCAAGAGAAGACACTGGAGGAGAACCAAGCTGGGCCTGTAA